Proteins from one Mucilaginibacter jinjuensis genomic window:
- a CDS encoding outer membrane beta-barrel protein gives MKKTLYIIALLLGFYQYAQGQTSVNKSPEFDRDLFFVGYEVAIPTNTNYLTKTSWSGARFDYRRMINQNVSVGIGVSFNSFNQYFKEQTYQRPDGTGAVTSDMIRQIYTTPITASVQYYFPGKMIKPYVGLGLGTEYSEQNAYLNIYSISTKNWGFAVRPEIGATTKFNEMVGAFVSAAYNYSTNNNDSFHINHLSQFPITIGVIFIAP, from the coding sequence ATGAAAAAAACACTATATATCATTGCCCTACTCCTTGGCTTTTACCAATATGCCCAGGGACAAACGAGTGTCAATAAAAGCCCTGAATTTGATCGGGATCTATTCTTTGTAGGTTACGAGGTGGCTATACCTACCAACACCAACTATTTAACAAAAACCAGCTGGTCCGGCGCCAGGTTTGATTATAGGCGAATGATTAATCAAAACGTATCTGTTGGTATTGGTGTTAGCTTTAACTCGTTCAACCAGTATTTTAAAGAGCAAACCTATCAAAGGCCTGATGGTACCGGTGCAGTAACAAGTGATATGATCAGGCAAATTTACACCACTCCTATTACAGCAAGTGTACAATATTATTTTCCAGGCAAAATGATTAAACCTTATGTTGGGCTTGGGTTGGGTACAGAATATAGTGAGCAAAATGCCTACTTAAATATCTATAGCATAAGCACTAAAAATTGGGGCTTTGCGGTTAGGCCGGAAATTGGTGCAACAACGAAGTTCAATGAAATGGTGGGCGCTTTTGTAAGTGCGGCTTATAATTATTCTACTAACAATAATGATTCATTCCACATCAACCATCTGTCGCAATTCCCAATAACTATTGGTGTGATATTTATAGCGCCGTAA
- a CDS encoding tetratricopeptide repeat protein, producing METSTGFSIGEVNEQLQRILNFYVFKNSHTLSKFLEYIVVETSNGRQQYLKEYSVAVDVLNRDVSFNSNDNAVVRIHAGRLRRALNEYYLTEGLSDLIFIHIPKGGYIPQFEPMSKSGEIKADIAHDIDVNPTVAVFPFKSILPGEESEMFSIMLGEELSAELSRFQDISVIGYHSVEMTAKINQNIIEAGKLVGADYIITGSVRYIDKKVRVRINLLITSTGEVVMTKTLDRDVCDDLVEIQDEIVKSFICEVGGYYGFIFQKMDKASPLKVNNNISTRKGINAYHQYQRTFSMENYNSAVILLEQAVKVNPDHALSWAMLGEIYLDSIPLRVKKVDNPIESGYRCAMQAIKLDPLCHHGWHSLTWAYLIKKEKESCLYSGLQCIEINPNGSIMTAGAALMLISAGYFEIGFPVMEQAVKKNLYYPWWMNMGFIFYYLHTGEYEMAYAWAEKMNAETTFWDPLLKSACLSYINEDDEAKKYLAKLPQLNPETPSEIKNMLATFILSEEIITQLIGGLERVGFQMVTD from the coding sequence ATGGAAACATCGACGGGCTTTTCTATTGGCGAGGTTAATGAACAATTGCAACGGATATTAAACTTTTACGTATTTAAAAATTCCCACACACTTTCTAAATTTTTGGAATATATTGTAGTGGAGACCTCTAATGGCCGGCAGCAGTATTTGAAAGAATATTCTGTTGCTGTGGATGTGCTTAACCGCGATGTTAGCTTTAACTCAAATGATAATGCAGTTGTACGTATCCATGCAGGGCGACTGAGACGTGCATTGAATGAATACTATTTAACTGAGGGGCTGAGCGATCTTATTTTTATTCATATTCCCAAAGGAGGATATATCCCGCAGTTTGAGCCGATGAGTAAGTCCGGTGAAATAAAAGCAGATATAGCGCACGATATTGACGTTAACCCAACTGTAGCCGTATTCCCGTTTAAATCCATACTTCCCGGAGAAGAAAGCGAAATGTTTTCTATCATGCTTGGAGAGGAGCTAAGTGCCGAGCTTTCGCGCTTTCAGGATATTTCTGTAATAGGTTATCATTCGGTAGAGATGACTGCAAAAATCAACCAAAACATTATAGAAGCAGGCAAATTAGTAGGCGCCGATTACATTATTACGGGTAGTGTCAGGTATATCGATAAAAAGGTAAGGGTGAGAATTAATCTGCTAATCACGTCCACCGGAGAGGTGGTAATGACAAAGACATTAGACAGAGATGTATGTGACGATCTGGTCGAGATACAGGATGAGATTGTAAAAAGTTTTATATGTGAGGTGGGAGGATACTATGGCTTCATTTTTCAGAAAATGGATAAAGCATCGCCGTTAAAAGTTAATAATAATATTAGCACGCGCAAGGGTATTAATGCTTATCACCAATACCAGCGCACTTTCAGTATGGAGAACTATAATTCGGCTGTTATATTGCTTGAGCAGGCTGTTAAAGTTAACCCGGATCATGCTTTATCTTGGGCGATGTTAGGAGAAATATACCTGGACAGCATACCACTTCGCGTAAAGAAAGTTGATAACCCCATTGAAAGCGGCTATCGTTGTGCAATGCAGGCTATTAAGCTCGATCCATTGTGCCATCATGGATGGCATAGCCTTACGTGGGCTTATTTAATAAAAAAAGAAAAAGAATCTTGCCTGTACTCGGGTCTACAGTGTATAGAGATAAACCCTAATGGTTCTATCATGACTGCCGGTGCAGCCTTAATGCTGATCTCTGCCGGGTATTTTGAAATTGGCTTCCCGGTAATGGAACAGGCTGTTAAAAAGAACCTTTACTATCCCTGGTGGATGAACATGGGCTTTATTTTTTACTATCTCCATACGGGAGAATATGAAATGGCTTATGCCTGGGCAGAGAAAATGAATGCCGAGACCACTTTTTGGGATCCGCTGCTTAAATCAGCTTGTTTGTCTTATATCAACGAAGATGATGAGGCGAAAAAATATCTGGCAAAACTGCCGCAACTAAACCCGGAGACGCCTTCAGAGATAAAAAATATGCTTGCAACTTTTATATTATCGGAAGAAATTATCACACAGCTTATCGGAGGACTGGAAAGGGTTGGTTTTCAGATGGTGACAGATTAA